The Balearica regulorum gibbericeps isolate bBalReg1 chromosome 5, bBalReg1.pri, whole genome shotgun sequence genome window below encodes:
- the FSHB gene encoding follitropin subunit beta, with protein sequence MKTVNCYMLLFCWKAICCNSCQLTNITIAVEREECQFCITVNATWCSGYCFTRDPVYKYPPVSSVQQTCTFKEVVYETVKIPGCGDHPESFYSYPVATECHCETCDTDTTDCTVRGLGPSYCSFSQNGSSQ encoded by the exons ATGAAGACAGTTAATTGTTATATGCTGTTATTTTGCTGGAAAGCAATTTGTTGCAATAGCTGCCAGCTCACCAATATTACTATAGCAGTGGAAAGAGAAGAATGTCAATTCTGTATTACAGTGAATGCCACGTGGTGCTCAGGATACTGCTTCACAAGG GATCCAGTATATAAATATCCACCAGTATCATCTGTTCAGCAAACATGTACCTTCAAGGAGGTTGTGTATGAAACAGTGAAGATCCCTGGCTGTGGTGACCATCCCGAATCCTTTTATTCGTACCCGGTAGCTACAGAGTGCCACTGTGAGACCTGCGACACTGACACCACTGACTGCACTGTGAGAGGGCTGGGGCCATCCTACTGTTCCTTCAGCCAGAATGGAAGTAGCCAATGA